One part of the Candidatus Aquiluna sp. UB-MaderosW2red genome encodes these proteins:
- a CDS encoding ParA family protein, whose amino-acid sequence MNNMPNTPLLREMTQTIERAKRVAETELFAPAKTRVITISNQKGGVGKTTSAVNLASALARKGMRVLVIDLDPQGNASTALGVEHHNSVRGSFEVLVDGIEMAEAVVQSPEHQNLFCLPATINLAGAEIEMVSFDNREQVLKLKLQEYLDSQNPRLDFVFIDSPPSLGLLTINALCAATEVLVPIQCEYYALEGVTQLMSNIERVKRALNPTLMVGGILLTMFDNRTNLSTDVAAEVRKFFPAETLNATIPRSVRLSEAPSFGQTAISYDPKNIGSLAYQEAAIELAQRGSEE is encoded by the coding sequence ATGAATAACATGCCGAACACTCCGCTGTTGCGAGAGATGACCCAGACCATCGAGCGAGCTAAGCGTGTAGCTGAGACTGAGCTTTTTGCACCGGCCAAAACTAGGGTGATCACCATTTCAAACCAAAAGGGTGGCGTCGGTAAAACAACCAGCGCGGTGAACCTGGCATCTGCTTTGGCGAGAAAGGGTATGCGAGTCCTGGTAATCGATCTTGACCCACAGGGCAATGCCTCAACAGCACTGGGTGTTGAGCACCACAACTCGGTTCGGGGCAGCTTTGAAGTTTTGGTAGACGGTATCGAGATGGCGGAGGCGGTGGTTCAAAGCCCGGAGCACCAAAACCTCTTCTGCCTGCCTGCCACCATAAATCTTGCCGGCGCTGAGATCGAGATGGTTTCGTTTGATAATCGCGAGCAGGTTTTGAAGCTTAAGCTTCAAGAATATTTAGATTCGCAGAACCCAAGGTTGGACTTTGTTTTTATCGATTCGCCGCCAAGCCTTGGGCTTCTCACCATAAACGCGCTGTGTGCTGCCACCGAGGTGTTAGTTCCAATTCAATGCGAGTACTACGCGCTTGAGGGTGTAACCCAGCTGATGTCGAACATCGAGCGCGTGAAAAGAGCCCTGAACCCGACTCTTATGGTGGGGGGCATCTTGCTAACTATGTTTGATAATCGAACCAACCTGAGCACCGATGTGGCAGCTGAGGTCCGTAAATTTTTCCCAGCAGAAACCCTAAATGCCACAATCCCAAGATCGGTGCGGCTTTCGGAAGCACCGAGTTTTGGCCAAACTGCAATAAGTTATGACCCAAAGAACATCGGCTCTCTCGCCTATCAAGAGGCCGCAATCGAATTAGCGCAGCGAGGTAGCGAAGAATGA
- the rsmG gene encoding 16S rRNA (guanine(527)-N(7))-methyltransferase RsmG: MSDDEQFEIEPIFAAVLFEDRIDLARAYTERLAQDSDTFGLLGPRELAKIWSRHVINGALLAELVPEGATVADVGSGAGLPGIPMAIASPNSHFTLIEPMERRANWLIDVVRDLGLSNIDVVRMRAEDVERTDFDIVTARAVAALDKLLKLLTPLLRGSELKTVLAMKGSRALVEIEEATPGLKKLGYGEPEIITLGLGRAPETATVVRLRLQ, from the coding sequence ATGTCAGATGACGAGCAATTTGAGATTGAGCCAATCTTCGCCGCCGTCCTTTTTGAAGACCGAATCGATTTAGCCCGGGCTTATACGGAGCGCCTCGCTCAAGACTCTGACACTTTTGGCCTTTTGGGTCCTCGCGAGCTGGCCAAGATTTGGAGCCGGCACGTAATCAACGGCGCTCTGTTAGCCGAGCTCGTTCCGGAGGGCGCAACAGTCGCTGATGTAGGTTCTGGTGCGGGGCTGCCCGGTATTCCCATGGCCATAGCCAGTCCAAACTCTCACTTCACCCTTATTGAGCCCATGGAGCGCAGGGCCAACTGGCTAATCGATGTGGTTCGAGACTTGGGCCTGAGCAATATCGATGTGGTTCGGATGCGCGCTGAAGATGTGGAGAGGACGGATTTTGACATCGTCACCGCCAGAGCGGTAGCTGCTTTGGACAAGTTGCTAAAGCTTTTGACCCCACTCCTAAGGGGTTCTGAGCTCAAAACCGTCTTGGCCATGAAGGGCTCTAGGGCTTTGGTTGAAATTGAGGAAGCCACACCAGGACTCAAAAAACTTGGTTATGGCGAGCCAGAAATCATTACGCTTGGCCTTGGTAGAGCACCCGAAACCGCCACGGTAGTAAGACTTAGGTTGCAATGA
- a CDS encoding R3H domain-containing nucleic acid-binding protein — MTTEQELEQEGEIAADFIEEFLDSADLDGDLEIEFRQERVYLSVSSEGDSNLSRISDPNTVDALQELTRIAVQTKTGQMSRLILDVGGSRAKKTEQLKQLVDRTIAKLEESDKEQHLKPMSSYDRKLVHDMVSEAGFISESEGAGKERHIVVRKA; from the coding sequence ATGACAACTGAGCAAGAACTAGAGCAAGAGGGCGAAATCGCCGCTGATTTCATTGAAGAGTTTCTGGATTCTGCAGACCTCGATGGTGACCTGGAGATTGAGTTTAGGCAGGAGCGCGTTTACCTGAGCGTTTCGAGCGAAGGAGATTCGAATCTGAGCAGAATCTCCGACCCCAACACGGTAGATGCGCTTCAAGAACTCACCAGAATTGCGGTCCAAACCAAAACTGGTCAAATGAGTCGACTAATTCTTGATGTTGGCGGGTCTAGGGCAAAAAAGACCGAACAACTCAAGCAGCTGGTAGACCGCACCATCGCAAAGCTTGAAGAGTCCGATAAGGAACAGCACCTCAAGCCAATGTCCTCCTACGATCGCAAGCTCGTGCACGATATGGTGTCCGAGGCGGGATTCATCTCGGAATCTGAGGGCGCTGGCAAGGAACGTCACATAGTCGTTCGAAAGGCCTAA
- the yidC gene encoding membrane protein insertase YidC yields the protein MDLLWPIKWVIELILVTFHNLFVGVGIASASGISWVLAIVGLVLVVRAALIPIFVKQIKSQRNMMLVQPELQKLQKKYKGKTDRESKERFAKEQMALYKRTGSNPLSSCLPLLLQMPIFFSLFSVLNNAQRDLAGVGLMTKNLANSFSQAEIFGAKLSATFFGSDELNVKIIAGIMIVLMSASQFITQKQIMAKNQNPATQNSQFMQTQKIMLYALPLVFLFSGLTFPLGVMTYWLVSNFWTMGQQFVVIRNMPTPGSPAHDARQDRLIKKGKITREEPKALEAAGEAEEEKPPQRVQPVSKNRAKKKKK from the coding sequence TTGGATCTGTTATGGCCAATTAAATGGGTAATCGAGTTAATTCTCGTCACCTTCCACAACCTTTTTGTGGGAGTTGGTATTGCTTCTGCCTCTGGAATCTCATGGGTGTTGGCCATCGTCGGTCTTGTGCTAGTGGTCCGGGCCGCTCTAATACCAATTTTTGTGAAGCAGATTAAGAGCCAGCGCAACATGATGCTGGTCCAGCCAGAGCTTCAAAAACTTCAAAAGAAGTACAAAGGCAAAACCGACAGAGAGTCAAAAGAGCGTTTCGCAAAAGAGCAGATGGCACTTTATAAGCGCACGGGGTCGAACCCCCTGAGCTCCTGCTTGCCCCTTTTGCTTCAAATGCCCATCTTTTTTAGCCTATTTTCGGTATTGAATAATGCCCAGCGGGATCTTGCCGGTGTCGGGCTTATGACCAAGAATCTCGCGAACTCATTTTCTCAGGCTGAAATTTTTGGTGCCAAACTCTCGGCCACTTTTTTTGGTAGCGATGAACTAAATGTAAAAATTATTGCGGGAATCATGATCGTCCTGATGTCTGCATCGCAGTTCATCACTCAAAAGCAGATTATGGCCAAGAACCAGAATCCTGCCACCCAGAACAGCCAGTTCATGCAAACCCAGAAGATAATGCTTTACGCACTTCCGCTGGTCTTTTTGTTCTCGGGGCTGACCTTCCCGCTGGGTGTTATGACCTACTGGTTAGTTTCAAACTTCTGGACCATGGGTCAGCAGTTTGTAGTGATAAGAAACATGCCAACCCCTGGTTCTCCAGCCCATGACGCACGCCAGGATCGGCTGATCAAAAAGGGCAAGATAACTCGCGAAGAGCCCAAAGCACTTGAAGCGGCCGGCGAAGCAGAAGAAGAAAAGCCACCACAGCGAGTCCAACCAGTCTCCAAAAACCGAGCCAAGAAAAAGAAGAAGTAG
- the yidD gene encoding membrane protein insertion efficiency factor YidD, producing the protein MKYAGFIWFLPRNLLAALIGMYRKFISPLYGDVCRYYPSCSGYGLHSVQQKGAVIGTLLTIWRVMRCNPWSAGGVDEVKPGPNYLLVSKLGFVSLNMQERSR; encoded by the coding sequence GTGAAATACGCGGGTTTTATTTGGTTTTTGCCTAGGAACTTGCTAGCCGCTCTAATCGGCATGTATCGAAAATTTATATCGCCGCTCTACGGTGATGTGTGTCGCTATTATCCGAGTTGTTCGGGTTACGGGCTCCACTCGGTGCAGCAAAAAGGTGCGGTTATAGGCACTCTTCTCACCATCTGGAGGGTTATGCGGTGTAATCCGTGGTCAGCGGGCGGTGTCGATGAAGTGAAACCCGGACCTAACTACCTTTTGGTAAGCAAGCTAGGATTTGTGAGTCTCAACATGCAAGAAAGATCGAGGTAG
- the rnpA gene encoding ribonuclease P protein component yields the protein MSRGFRLTGGDEIREVVKLGLRTSNQHLTLHYMISEQPKFAIVVSRAVGGAVQRNLLKRRARSAIFEIMSVQPVGLNAVLRLRPGSAKASYAEFLTSISALIKKATQ from the coding sequence TTGTCTCGAGGCTTCCGCCTCACCGGAGGCGATGAGATTCGCGAGGTTGTCAAACTCGGTTTGAGAACCTCAAATCAGCACTTGACTCTTCACTATATGATTTCGGAGCAGCCTAAATTCGCCATTGTCGTCTCCAGGGCCGTTGGTGGGGCAGTTCAAAGAAACCTACTCAAACGCCGAGCTCGATCTGCCATATTTGAAATAATGAGTGTTCAACCGGTAGGCCTGAACGCGGTGCTTCGGCTGAGGCCTGGGTCGGCAAAGGCCTCTTACGCAGAATTCCTAACCTCGATCTCCGCTCTAATCAAAAAGGCGACTCAGTGA
- the rpmH gene encoding 50S ribosomal protein L34 → MSKRTFQPNNRRRAKKHGFRARMHTRAGRAILAARRRKGRSELSA, encoded by the coding sequence GTGAGTAAGCGCACTTTTCAACCGAATAACCGCCGCCGTGCGAAGAAGCACGGCTTCCGTGCCCGCATGCACACTAGAGCTGGCCGCGCCATTTTGGCAGCTCGCCGTCGTAAGGGCCGCTCAGAACTGAGCGCCTAG
- the dnaA gene encoding chromosomal replication initiator protein DnaA, with the protein MDPTLAANWRSLVDKIASDPRVTPHLRGHLELAVPKGVLDDTLYIEVPNETTRLMLQQRLRELLMDALGELAELGGPSSYLVITNEELQTPVKMEVFQEPQVLVDRDPSTGPFTTFKDSRLNPKYSFDNFVTGGSNRFAHAASFAVAEAPAEAYNPLFIYGSSGLGKTHLLHAIGHYAMHLKPRTKVRYVSSEEFTNDFINAIQTNKNAEFQAAYRDIDILLVDDIQFLQGKDQTQEAFFHTFNTLHDHNKQVVITSDLRPKQLNGFEERMLSRFEWGLITDIQAPEFETRVAILRKKASTERIVIPSEVIEYMASRISSNIRELEGTLIRVTAFANLNRQPIDMDLIQLVLKDSYASDPGTQISPLSIISATASYYKISVEELTGSGRQQAVALARQIAMHICRELTNMSLPKIGTQFGNRDHTTVMYATKKISSEMREKRYIYNQVSEIIQKIKDDHK; encoded by the coding sequence ATGGATCCGACTCTGGCCGCCAACTGGCGCTCCTTAGTCGACAAAATCGCTTCGGATCCCAGAGTAACCCCCCACCTCCGGGGGCACCTGGAGCTGGCGGTACCAAAAGGAGTTTTGGACGACACTCTTTACATTGAGGTTCCAAACGAAACAACGCGCCTGATGCTCCAGCAAAGACTTCGGGAACTACTTATGGACGCGCTTGGGGAACTAGCCGAGCTGGGGGGCCCGTCTAGCTATCTTGTGATTACCAACGAGGAACTGCAGACGCCGGTGAAGATGGAAGTCTTCCAAGAACCTCAAGTGCTGGTGGATAGAGATCCCTCAACGGGTCCATTTACAACTTTCAAGGATTCCCGACTGAATCCGAAATACAGCTTCGATAATTTTGTGACGGGCGGGTCCAACCGTTTTGCGCACGCGGCATCCTTCGCGGTGGCCGAGGCGCCTGCAGAAGCCTATAACCCGCTTTTTATCTATGGCTCAAGCGGTCTTGGAAAAACTCATCTGCTGCACGCCATTGGTCACTACGCGATGCACCTAAAACCTAGGACCAAGGTCCGATATGTTTCTAGCGAAGAATTCACAAACGACTTTATTAATGCCATCCAAACCAATAAAAATGCAGAGTTTCAAGCCGCATACCGAGACATAGACATTCTTCTGGTAGACGATATTCAATTTTTGCAAGGCAAAGACCAAACCCAAGAGGCCTTCTTCCACACGTTCAACACCCTGCACGATCACAATAAGCAGGTGGTAATCACGTCTGACCTTCGCCCCAAACAATTAAATGGCTTCGAAGAAAGAATGCTCTCAAGGTTCGAGTGGGGTTTGATCACCGACATTCAAGCCCCCGAGTTCGAGACTAGGGTCGCGATCCTAAGGAAAAAAGCTTCTACTGAGAGAATTGTCATACCCAGTGAGGTAATCGAGTACATGGCTTCGAGGATTTCCTCGAACATAAGGGAACTTGAGGGCACACTGATTAGGGTCACTGCTTTTGCCAACCTCAACCGCCAGCCGATCGACATGGATCTAATCCAACTAGTTCTAAAAGACTCTTATGCATCCGATCCTGGAACCCAGATCTCTCCACTTTCGATAATTTCTGCAACAGCCTCCTATTACAAAATATCCGTAGAGGAACTGACTGGCTCCGGAAGGCAACAAGCAGTCGCGCTAGCAAGACAAATTGCGATGCACATTTGCAGGGAACTTACAAACATGTCGCTTCCAAAAATCGGGACTCAATTTGGAAACAGAGACCACACGACTGTCATGTATGCAACTAAGAAGATTAGCTCGGAGATGAGAGAAAAAAGGTACATCTACAACCAGGTGTCCGAAATCATCCAAAAAATCAAAGACGACCACAAATAG
- the dnaN gene encoding DNA polymerase III subunit beta, producing the protein MKFQADREVFSDAISFVVRLVSPKPQLPQLSGVMIVAEGNQVTLSIFDYEVSAKVVFAAAIDLPGKVLVQARLLSEIVSKLPGDSISLSMQEARLQVVSGASKFALSSMSTSDYPEIPAMPSPTGKVSASDFAHSVAQVAIAASREEVTPVLTSVMVSASSKELTLVATDRFRVAVKHLPWEGSATQKDLLIPARVLQEIAKTFASQGDLEIAFGEGDKEVVGFSAGNKSVSSATIKGKYPAVLGLFPDNVENHAVLATHDLLDATKRVALVVDREKPLRYSFTDKELVLESIGSDVAEATEQVPCSLTGDEVVVSLRPQFLSDALSGISDANVKISFTTNPNNPNKPGPVLISAASSKTEKPDFRYLLQPNLLVS; encoded by the coding sequence ATGAAATTTCAAGCAGACCGTGAAGTATTCAGTGACGCAATTTCATTTGTTGTAAGGCTTGTATCGCCCAAACCCCAGCTTCCTCAGCTTTCGGGGGTAATGATCGTTGCAGAGGGTAACCAGGTAACACTTTCAATTTTTGATTATGAAGTCTCAGCAAAGGTAGTTTTCGCTGCAGCTATTGACCTGCCGGGAAAAGTTTTGGTGCAGGCAAGATTGTTGTCCGAGATTGTGTCAAAGCTACCTGGAGATTCGATTTCCCTCTCCATGCAAGAAGCTCGGTTGCAAGTTGTGTCAGGAGCGAGCAAGTTTGCCCTTTCATCAATGTCTACGTCTGACTATCCAGAAATTCCAGCAATGCCAAGCCCAACCGGAAAAGTCTCTGCCTCTGATTTTGCCCATTCAGTTGCCCAGGTGGCGATTGCTGCATCTAGAGAAGAAGTTACCCCAGTACTCACATCCGTCATGGTTTCGGCATCTTCCAAGGAACTAACTCTCGTCGCTACAGACAGGTTTCGTGTTGCTGTGAAGCATTTACCCTGGGAGGGATCAGCAACTCAAAAAGATCTTCTTATTCCAGCTCGAGTTCTTCAGGAAATAGCGAAGACATTTGCTTCGCAGGGAGATCTAGAAATCGCCTTCGGAGAGGGCGATAAAGAGGTAGTTGGGTTTTCAGCGGGCAATAAGTCAGTTTCGAGTGCAACCATTAAGGGTAAATATCCTGCCGTTCTCGGACTCTTCCCCGATAACGTGGAAAACCACGCGGTTTTAGCCACCCACGACCTATTGGACGCAACCAAGAGGGTTGCCCTGGTAGTAGATAGAGAAAAACCCCTTCGATATAGCTTCACTGACAAAGAGTTGGTATTGGAATCGATTGGCTCGGATGTTGCTGAAGCAACCGAGCAGGTACCTTGCTCCCTTACGGGAGACGAAGTTGTGGTCTCGCTAAGACCTCAGTTTTTATCCGATGCACTGAGTGGGATTTCTGATGCAAATGTGAAAATTTCCTTCACAACAAATCCCAATAACCCAAATAAACCGGGACCAGTATTGATCTCTGCCGCTTCTTCTAAAACCGAAAAGCCCGACTTTAGGTATTTACTACAACCCAATCTCCTGGTCTCATAA
- the recF gene encoding DNA replication/repair protein RecF encodes MWISSITLENFRNYEHLDLVLSPGITLFHGENGEGKTNLIEAVGFLSSLSSHRVSGYQSLISNNKETSQFSLRLHHEKRALLIAAELNRTGSNRYFVNGNHKKRTSEIIGTLKTVVFAPEDLDIVRRDPQDRRSFMDNAMTQLKPRLAGVKSDFERVLKQRNALLKSARNTKNPDLSTLDIWDDQLVGFGADLIFSRIQLVASLAPLLNSFYQELSAKNDLVTLGVQSSILGQDPEDNLIDLSQLTLQEIRDLFYDQLLKLRGLELERGLTLVGPHRDEMRIDLGGLTARSHASQGEAWSLALGLKLAQAELIRLDSQQGDPVLILDDVYSVLDAGRRERLTKFVAKNEQVLITSADLSVAPDLKWSAIHRVLGGEIVA; translated from the coding sequence TTGTGGATTAGCTCCATAACCCTCGAGAACTTCCGAAACTACGAGCATCTTGACCTAGTCCTGTCCCCGGGAATAACGCTTTTCCACGGGGAGAACGGCGAGGGAAAAACCAATCTGATCGAAGCAGTTGGATTTCTTTCTTCACTTTCCTCACACCGGGTTTCTGGTTATCAATCCCTTATATCAAACAATAAAGAGACCAGCCAGTTCTCCTTGAGATTGCACCATGAAAAACGCGCTCTTCTAATTGCTGCCGAACTAAATAGAACCGGCTCTAATCGCTATTTTGTAAATGGAAACCATAAGAAACGCACATCTGAAATCATTGGAACCCTAAAGACGGTTGTCTTTGCGCCAGAAGATCTGGATATCGTTCGACGCGACCCCCAAGACCGCAGATCCTTTATGGACAACGCTATGACCCAACTAAAGCCAAGGCTGGCTGGTGTCAAATCTGATTTTGAAAGGGTTCTAAAGCAAAGAAACGCTCTTCTAAAATCGGCCAGGAACACAAAGAACCCAGACCTAAGCACTTTAGATATTTGGGATGACCAACTGGTTGGGTTTGGGGCAGATTTAATATTTTCAAGAATCCAGCTGGTTGCAAGTCTGGCACCGTTACTGAATTCTTTTTACCAAGAACTATCTGCTAAAAACGACCTGGTGACTCTTGGTGTTCAATCGAGCATCCTTGGTCAAGACCCCGAGGACAACTTAATAGACCTAAGCCAATTAACCCTTCAAGAGATCCGGGACTTGTTCTACGATCAACTTCTTAAACTCAGAGGCCTAGAACTCGAAAGAGGACTTACTCTTGTGGGTCCCCACAGAGACGAGATGAGGATTGATCTCGGGGGGCTGACGGCTAGATCTCACGCCTCACAGGGCGAGGCGTGGTCTCTGGCGCTGGGCCTGAAGCTCGCGCAGGCCGAACTGATTCGTCTTGACTCTCAGCAAGGTGACCCAGTTTTGATTCTCGATGATGTTTATTCGGTCTTGGATGCCGGTAGGCGCGAGAGGCTTACCAAGTTCGTGGCCAAAAACGAACAGGTCCTAATTACCTCGGCGGATTTATCGGTTGCACCCGATCTAAAGTGGAGTGCGATACACAGGGTACTCGGGGGTGAAATCGTTGCCTAG
- a CDS encoding DUF721 domain-containing protein, protein MPRLNFEFADRFFSSYLKGSVGFKSRDAKRREKNSSRGSQPFDKGRDFVLAAESLDELVDQFHWNSRLDQAALFANWVNVVGKDSAGASEPEELINGVLTVRCRSTAWATQLRLLQPKIFEKLVDLHPKLQITDIRFIGPTAPSWKKGPRSVPGRGPRDTYG, encoded by the coding sequence TTGCCTAGGTTGAACTTTGAATTTGCCGATCGGTTTTTTAGCTCATATCTAAAAGGCTCGGTGGGTTTTAAATCCCGCGATGCCAAAAGACGAGAGAAGAACAGTAGCCGTGGATCCCAGCCCTTTGATAAAGGCCGGGACTTTGTCCTGGCTGCTGAGTCTTTGGATGAGCTGGTGGATCAGTTCCACTGGAATTCCCGACTTGACCAGGCAGCCCTTTTTGCAAACTGGGTGAATGTAGTTGGTAAAGACTCAGCGGGAGCATCCGAACCCGAAGAACTTATCAACGGGGTGCTCACCGTGCGTTGTCGATCAACTGCCTGGGCAACACAGCTAAGACTTTTACAGCCCAAGATATTCGAAAAATTGGTTGATCTTCATCCCAAGCTTCAGATAACTGATATTCGCTTTATCGGGCCCACTGCGCCGAGCTGGAAAAAAGGCCCACGCTCGGTTCCAGGACGCGGTCCACGCGACACATATGGCTAA
- the gyrB gene encoding DNA topoisomerase (ATP-hydrolyzing) subunit B, whose protein sequence is MTEEKKSYDAGDIQVLEGLEAVRKRPGMYIGSTGPRGLHHLVYEIVDNSVDEALAGYCDNIDILITAAGHIRVTDNGRGIPVGMHPVEKRPAVEVVLTVLHAGGKFGGGGYAVSGGLHGVGASVVNALSSKLEVEIHREGFVWRQSYSIGVPDAPLEKGEKTDRTGTTIEFTPSTDIFETVVFEYETLRQRFQQMCFLNKGLRINLKDERSGENDSYMYEKGLIDYVEYLNAAKKVELVHDEIISIETENAEKNMSVEIAMQWTTGYNEGVHTYANTINTHEGGTHEEGFRAAMTSLLNKYAREKSILKEKDENLTGDDVREGLTAVISVKLTEPQFEGQTKTKLGNTEAKAFVQKVVNDQLGDWLGRNPIQAKEIIRKAIQAASARMAARKAREATRRKGLLESGGMPGKLRDCSSRDPAVSEIYIVEGDSAGGSAVRGRDPETQAILPLRGKILNVEKARLDRALANNEVQALITAFGTGIGEDYDVSKIRYHKCILMADADVDGQHIRTLLLTLLFRYMRPMIEHGYVYMAQPPLFKIKWSNAEHEYVFTDAEREAKLAEGQAAGKRIPKENAIQRYKGLGEMDYDELWETTMNPATRTLLQITLDDAALADEIFSTLMGEDVESRRNFIQRNAKDVRFLDI, encoded by the coding sequence ATGACTGAAGAAAAAAAATCTTATGACGCCGGGGATATTCAAGTTCTTGAAGGGCTTGAAGCAGTTCGAAAAAGGCCCGGTATGTACATCGGGTCCACTGGACCCAGGGGCCTTCACCACCTGGTCTACGAAATTGTAGATAACTCTGTAGACGAGGCCCTGGCTGGCTACTGCGACAACATCGACATCCTCATCACCGCAGCCGGGCACATCCGAGTCACCGATAATGGTCGCGGTATTCCCGTTGGAATGCACCCTGTAGAAAAAAGACCCGCCGTTGAAGTGGTTCTCACCGTTTTGCACGCTGGAGGTAAATTTGGCGGCGGCGGATATGCGGTCTCAGGTGGCCTGCACGGTGTTGGAGCTTCGGTCGTAAACGCACTTTCTTCTAAATTAGAGGTGGAAATCCACCGCGAAGGTTTTGTCTGGCGCCAAAGCTACTCAATTGGCGTGCCAGATGCTCCGCTTGAAAAAGGCGAAAAAACCGACCGAACCGGAACCACGATCGAGTTCACCCCGAGCACCGACATCTTTGAAACAGTTGTTTTTGAATACGAAACTCTTAGGCAGCGCTTTCAGCAGATGTGCTTTTTGAATAAGGGTCTTCGCATCAACCTAAAAGACGAGCGATCTGGCGAGAACGACAGCTACATGTATGAAAAAGGCCTAATCGACTACGTCGAATACTTAAATGCGGCCAAAAAGGTAGAGCTGGTGCACGATGAAATCATCTCTATCGAAACTGAAAACGCCGAGAAGAACATGTCGGTGGAGATCGCAATGCAGTGGACCACCGGATACAACGAGGGAGTTCATACCTACGCGAACACAATTAACACCCACGAGGGTGGAACCCACGAAGAGGGCTTTCGCGCAGCGATGACCTCTCTTTTGAATAAATATGCGCGCGAAAAGTCAATACTTAAAGAAAAAGACGAGAACCTAACCGGTGACGATGTTCGCGAAGGCCTGACTGCCGTCATTTCGGTAAAGCTCACGGAGCCTCAGTTTGAGGGTCAGACAAAAACCAAACTCGGCAACACTGAGGCCAAGGCCTTTGTCCAGAAGGTGGTTAATGACCAGCTTGGGGACTGGTTGGGGAGAAATCCAATCCAGGCCAAAGAAATTATTCGCAAAGCAATCCAAGCTGCCAGCGCCCGCATGGCGGCTCGTAAAGCTCGCGAAGCCACTAGGCGCAAAGGATTATTGGAATCCGGCGGAATGCCAGGAAAGCTAAGAGACTGCTCTTCTAGAGATCCGGCTGTCTCGGAGATTTACATTGTGGAGGGTGATTCGGCCGGCGGCTCTGCCGTTCGTGGCCGCGATCCTGAAACCCAAGCAATCTTGCCGCTTCGAGGCAAGATCCTGAACGTCGAAAAGGCGAGACTCGATAGGGCGCTTGCCAACAACGAGGTCCAGGCTCTAATTACAGCCTTTGGAACCGGCATCGGTGAAGACTACGATGTCTCCAAAATCAGATACCACAAGTGCATTTTGATGGCAGATGCCGATGTTGACGGTCAGCACATTCGTACTCTCTTGTTGACATTGCTATTTAGGTACATGAGGCCGATGATCGAACACGGCTACGTCTACATGGCACAGCCGCCACTTTTCAAAATCAAGTGGTCCAACGCCGAACACGAATACGTCTTTACAGATGCTGAGCGAGAGGCGAAACTGGCCGAAGGCCAGGCCGCCGGCAAGCGCATCCCGAAAGAGAACGCAATCCAACGCTATAAGGGTCTTGGCGAAATGGATTATGACGAGTTGTGGGAGACCACCATGAATCCTGCTACTCGAACTCTTTTACAAATAACCCTTGACGATGCCGCTCTGGCAGACGAGATCTTCTCGACCCTGATGGGTGAAGACGTGGAGTCTCGTCGGAACTTCATACAGCGAAACGCCAAAGACGTTCGCTTCTTGGATATCTAG